The DNA segment TTATCATCAGAAATGGTACTTCCTGTCTATATTGTACGTAATCATCGAACTGTCTGGGAAAGCTCACGATATCCTGAAACAATATATACGTCAGATTGCCCCCATTGCACAGCAATGCCACATACAGAAGATGGATTCTCTGTATTGCCAGTACTAAGCACACGAAGCTGAACAGCATCATCCAGAAGCCGGGATGCCTGCATAAGGCATATACACCGCTGCGGCATACACAGCGATGCCCTTCTGTAACATAGGTATCGGAAAAGGGCAAGGCAAAAAACAGCACGTAGATCAGCAGCAGGGCAAACAGCAGCGCCCCAACAAGCGGCAGCCACAATACTTCGTCATGCCAGCACACAATCACCGTATGAGTAACGGCTGTGAGTATGAAAACACAGCCCAGGAAAAAGGATGGCTGAAGCCACGGAGCGTGTAAGAACAGCTGATTGAAATCATAAAGGAAAAACAGTAGAAATGCGAATACTATCATAGTATAGTCGATCATGGCGGGTTCCTCAAAACTTTCTTTTTCATACTTTTTTGTTCTGCAGTATCATCATACATGGAACTGGTAAAGATTTCAATATTTTCATTCTATTTAATTATGGTTTTTTATAACTTTCATTTTCAATTATTATAAAGAAATTTACACAAATATAAAAAAAGATGGTATCATAATAAATTACCATCTTATATATTCCATCCTTATCCTGTTCAGAATCAGCATCGGCCCGCAGAAACCTGCAGGCCGTTATTTTACGATTCGATTATCTGTTCATCCTTTGGATACCTTACCTCAACCAGATAAAGACCCTCTGCCTGTGCCTTATACCGACACAGATGCTTATCCTTCCCATACAGCATCTCTTTTACAGCAGCCACACTCAAACGATGCTTTCCCGCCTCAATCAGTGTCTGTGCAATCATGCGCACCATATAACGCAGAAAGCCGTTTCCTTCAAAAATCATCCGCACGGCATGCTCCTCCTGTACGACATCCAGCCGGGTAATCGTTTTAATTTTCGACTTTCGCGGATCAACCTTACTGCTGGTAAAGCTTGTAAAATCGTGGGTTCCCAGAAATATGCAGGCACACTCCCGCATCCGTTCCACATCCAGCCTTGTGCGATCCTTCCCCATATAATTGTAATAAAACGGATTCTGTACCTCCGTCGTTATCAGATAATCATAGCGCTTGCTGATTGCATGAAAGCGGGCATGAAATGCGTCATCCACAAGACATACCTCCTGAATCCGAATATCATGCGGCAGCAGGGAATTTAATGCCCGTTTCCAGTTCTCCGGCTCCAAATGCTTAACGGAATCAAAGTGAAACACCTGTCCCAGAGCGTGTACATGCGCATCGGTTCTTCCACTTGCGGTAATACTGACAAAGCGGCCCTCCACTTTTTCGATAGCAGCTTCCACCTCCTGCTGTATGGAATGTGTGTTTGTCTGCCGCTGCCATCCCCCATAAGCACTACCATCATAGCTGAGTATTACTTTATATCTAGGCATACAGCATCAAAGCAAGCATACCGCCAAAGATCAGCACAGATGCAAAAAGCAGAATATAATCCCTGGCTTCCATTTTCAACTGCTTGTAACGGGTTCTTGTACGGTTTGGAATATAGCCTCTGGCCTCCATGGCATATGCCAGATCCTCCGCACGCTGGAAAGCAGACACAAACAGCGGCACGATCAATGACAAAATAGCCTTGACCTTTTCCATCAGATTTCCCTCTTCCATATCCACACCACGGGATGCCTGCGCCTTCATAATACGCTGTGTTTCCTCAATCAGGGTAGGAATGAAACGCAGTGCAATGGAAATCATCATCGCAATCTCATGTGCTGGTACATGAATGACCTGAAACGGTTTCAGAAGATCCTCAATTCCCAGCGTTAGCTCCAGCGGCTTTGTTGTGGCAGTCAGAATTGTCGTAATCATAATCATCAGCGCCAGACGTACGACGATGTACAGTGTCTGAGATATGGCTCCCGTATAGACGGAAAGTCCGAATATAG comes from the Erysipelotrichaceae bacterium 66202529 genome and includes:
- the truA gene encoding tRNA pseudouridine(38-40) synthase TruA, whose amino-acid sequence is MPRYKVILSYDGSAYGGWQRQTNTHSIQQEVEAAIEKVEGRFVSITASGRTDAHVHALGQVFHFDSVKHLEPENWKRALNSLLPHDIRIQEVCLVDDAFHARFHAISKRYDYLITTEVQNPFYYNYMGKDRTRLDVERMRECACIFLGTHDFTSFTSSKVDPRKSKIKTITRLDVVQEEHAVRMIFEGNGFLRYMVRMIAQTLIEAGKHRLSVAAVKEMLYGKDKHLCRYKAQAEGLYLVEVRYPKDEQIIES
- a CDS encoding energy-coupling factor transporter transmembrane protein EcfT; this encodes MNNIALGKYLPLDSIIHHMDPRAKIGAMLIMMIAIFIPAGYVGYAVIAVAVIGTALLARLKLSFLWRAMKPMLFMLVFLLVINLLVIHDGEVLFTIFGLSVYTGAISQTLYIVVRLALMIMITTILTATTKPLELTLGIEDLLKPFQVIHVPAHEIAMMISIALRFIPTLIEETQRIMKAQASRGVDMEEGNLMEKVKAILSLIVPLFVSAFQRAEDLAYAMEARGYIPNRTRTRYKQLKMEARDYILLFASVLIFGGMLALMLYA